In the Gammaproteobacteria bacterium genome, one interval contains:
- a CDS encoding conserved hypothetical protein (Evidence 4 : Unknown function but conserved in other organisms), with amino-acid sequence MSNRYIPLLLSFLLLVYSMVNASEVVVIIHPGSGIDKLNREDVINIFLGRFRQLPSGISAQPIDLPADQPEKANFYHLLVNKELSDINSYWARLQFSGRIVPPRQARSTEDLLNFISSTPGAVGYLDRTKVDTRVKVILDLTAR; translated from the coding sequence ATGTCGAATCGTTACATCCCCCTGTTACTCTCCTTTCTACTTCTCGTGTATTCGATGGTGAATGCCTCTGAAGTGGTAGTCATCATCCATCCGGGGAGCGGTATCGATAAGTTGAATCGTGAAGACGTGATCAATATCTTTCTGGGCCGTTTTCGTCAATTGCCATCAGGCATATCTGCGCAACCAATAGATCTACCGGCTGATCAACCCGAAAAGGCGAATTTTTATCATCTGCTGGTTAATAAAGAATTATCCGACATCAATTCTTATTGGGCACGACTTCAATTTTCCGGCAGGATCGTACCGCCCCGCCAAGCGCGCAGCACCGAGGATCTACTCAACTTTATTAGTAGCACCCCTGGAGCGGTAGGTTACCTGGATCGAACGAAGGTGGACACTCGGGTAAAAGTAATTCTCGACCTAACTGCGCGATAA